A stretch of Halomonas elongata DSM 2581 DNA encodes these proteins:
- the pepN gene encoding aminopeptidase N, with the protein MSKPQAIHLSDYRPPAYRVTHTELTFELDPSATRVKARLHLERHPEREAGEALELDGEQLTLKSIAIDGQALGEDEYRLTEQGLRIENVPASFSLDTEVEISPEENTALEGLYRSGGMFCTQCEAEGFRRITFYPDRPDVMATFSTTVVGDAASLPVLLSNGNPVERGELPNGRHFVTWEDPHPKPCYLFALVAGDLKQVEDRFTTMSGRDVTLQIWVEKENLGKTDHAMASLKRAMRWDEETYGREYDLDLFMIVAVNDFNMGAMENKGLNIFNSAAVLTHPDTATDAAFQRVEGIVAHEYFHNWSGNRVTCRDWFQLSLKEGFTVFRDQSFSADVNSAPVKRIEDVSFFRTAQFAEDAGPTAHPVRPDHYIEIGNFYTLTIYEKGAEIVRMLRNLVGWEAFRRGSDLYFSRFDGQAVTIEDFVACMAEASGQDLDQFMLWYSQAGTPEIDAHGEYDYARAEYRLILRQRTPATPGQPDKQALHIPVRLGLVGTKSGRDLALTLDGESLGRDAVIHLREEEQEFVFTDLAEAPVPSLARGFSAPVKLNFPYSREDLAFLLANDSDGFNRWDAGQRLALLALDDLIAAHRNGVEKVMDNRVVDAFRTLLTSDTDDKAVLAEMLTLPSEAYIAEQQPLVDVDAIHAARQFVKQSLARSLRDEFLAVYQANRDDSPYAPEPDQIAARSLKNVALSYLMSIEDEEGVALAQRQFEAEHNMTDVRHALTLLTHSSRDDLADPALKAFGQKWAHDPLVMDQWFSIQVSRPQEDALERVKFLMDHPAFSLTNPNKVRALIGAFAQNRVNFHRLDGEGYKLLADVVIKLNRLNPEIAARLITPLTRWARYDETRQELMKAELERIRAEDLSPNVYEVVEKALA; encoded by the coding sequence ATGTCCAAACCCCAAGCGATTCACCTGAGCGACTATCGTCCGCCCGCCTACCGTGTCACCCATACCGAGCTGACCTTCGAGCTCGATCCTTCCGCCACGCGCGTCAAGGCGCGATTGCACCTCGAACGCCATCCCGAGCGCGAGGCCGGCGAGGCACTGGAACTCGACGGCGAGCAACTGACGCTCAAGTCCATCGCTATCGATGGCCAGGCGCTGGGCGAGGACGAGTACCGACTCACCGAGCAGGGGCTGCGGATCGAGAACGTGCCAGCGAGCTTTTCGCTGGACACCGAGGTGGAAATCTCGCCCGAGGAGAACACCGCCCTGGAAGGGCTCTATCGCTCCGGCGGCATGTTCTGTACCCAGTGCGAGGCGGAAGGCTTTCGTCGCATCACCTTCTACCCGGATCGGCCGGATGTCATGGCGACCTTCTCGACCACGGTGGTCGGCGATGCCGCCAGCCTGCCGGTGCTGCTCTCCAACGGCAATCCGGTGGAGCGGGGCGAGCTGCCGAACGGGCGACACTTCGTCACCTGGGAAGACCCGCATCCCAAGCCCTGCTACTTGTTCGCCCTGGTCGCCGGCGACCTGAAGCAGGTCGAGGATCGCTTCACCACCATGAGCGGTCGTGACGTCACCCTGCAGATCTGGGTCGAAAAGGAAAACCTCGGCAAGACCGATCACGCCATGGCCTCGCTCAAGCGCGCCATGCGCTGGGACGAGGAGACCTACGGTCGCGAATACGACCTCGATCTGTTCATGATCGTGGCGGTCAACGATTTCAACATGGGCGCCATGGAGAACAAGGGGCTCAACATCTTCAATTCGGCGGCGGTGCTGACCCACCCGGATACCGCCACCGACGCTGCCTTCCAGCGGGTCGAAGGCATCGTTGCCCACGAGTATTTCCACAACTGGTCCGGCAACCGGGTGACCTGCCGTGACTGGTTCCAGTTGTCGCTCAAGGAAGGCTTCACCGTCTTCCGTGACCAGAGTTTTTCCGCCGACGTGAACTCGGCGCCGGTCAAGCGCATCGAGGACGTTTCCTTCTTCCGCACCGCTCAGTTCGCCGAGGATGCCGGTCCCACCGCGCATCCGGTGCGTCCGGATCACTACATCGAGATCGGCAACTTCTACACCCTGACCATCTACGAGAAGGGCGCCGAGATCGTGCGCATGCTGCGCAACCTGGTGGGCTGGGAGGCCTTCCGGCGCGGTTCGGATCTCTACTTCTCGCGCTTCGATGGCCAGGCGGTGACCATCGAGGACTTCGTGGCCTGCATGGCGGAGGCTTCCGGCCAAGACCTGGATCAGTTCATGCTGTGGTACTCCCAGGCCGGCACGCCGGAAATCGATGCCCACGGCGAGTACGACTATGCGCGCGCCGAGTATCGGTTGATCCTGCGCCAGCGCACTCCGGCCACGCCGGGCCAGCCCGACAAGCAGGCCCTGCACATCCCGGTACGGCTGGGGCTGGTGGGCACCAAGTCCGGCCGCGACCTGGCGCTGACCCTGGATGGCGAGTCGCTGGGTCGTGACGCGGTGATCCATCTGCGCGAGGAAGAGCAGGAGTTCGTCTTCACCGATCTCGCCGAGGCGCCCGTGCCGTCGCTGGCGCGCGGATTCTCGGCGCCGGTCAAGCTGAACTTCCCGTATTCCCGCGAGGATCTGGCCTTCCTGCTGGCCAACGACAGCGATGGCTTCAATCGCTGGGATGCCGGCCAGCGTCTGGCGCTGCTGGCGCTCGACGATCTGATCGCCGCGCATCGCAATGGTGTCGAGAAGGTCATGGACAATCGCGTCGTCGATGCCTTCCGGACCCTGTTGACCAGCGATACCGACGACAAGGCGGTGCTGGCGGAGATGCTGACCTTGCCCTCCGAGGCCTATATCGCCGAACAGCAGCCGCTGGTCGATGTGGATGCCATCCACGCCGCCCGGCAGTTCGTCAAGCAGTCCCTGGCGAGGTCCCTGCGCGATGAATTCCTGGCGGTCTACCAGGCCAACCGCGATGACTCGCCCTACGCCCCCGAGCCCGACCAGATCGCCGCGCGCAGCCTGAAGAACGTGGCGCTGTCCTACCTGATGAGCATCGAGGACGAAGAGGGCGTGGCACTGGCGCAGCGCCAGTTCGAGGCCGAGCACAACATGACCGATGTGCGTCATGCGCTTACCCTGCTGACGCACAGCAGCCGCGACGACCTTGCTGACCCCGCGCTCAAGGCCTTCGGTCAGAAGTGGGCGCATGACCCGCTGGTCATGGACCAGTGGTTCAGCATCCAGGTCTCGCGTCCCCAGGAGGATGCCCTGGAGCGGGTCAAGTTCCTGATGGATCATCCGGCCTTCTCGCTGACCAATCCCAACAAGGTGCGGGCATTGATCGGCGCCTTCGCCCAGAACCGGGTCAACTTCCATCGTCTCGACGGCGAGGGCTACAAGCTGCTGGCCGATGTGGTCATCAAGCTCAATCGCCTGAACCCGGAGATCGCCGCGCGCCTGATCACGCCGCTGACCCGCTGGGCGCGCTATGACGAAACCCGTCAGGAACTGATGAAGGCCGAACTGGAGCGCATTCGCGCCGAGGATCTCTCGCCGAATGTGTATGAGGTGGTCGAGAAAGCCCTGGCCTGA
- a CDS encoding YbaN family protein: protein MSHARRVVFMALAGICFVLGLIGAFLPLMPTTCFMLLAVWLASRSSPRFAAWIRRHPRFGPTVTAWEAERAIPRHAKWLAGIMLAMSMVVLAFTVSLVWLKLSLILGLALLGVWILTRPEPATES, encoded by the coding sequence ATGTCACATGCTCGCCGTGTCGTTTTCATGGCCCTGGCCGGTATCTGTTTCGTGCTGGGGCTGATCGGCGCCTTCCTGCCGCTCATGCCGACGACCTGTTTCATGCTGCTGGCAGTCTGGCTTGCCTCCCGCAGCTCTCCACGATTCGCCGCCTGGATTCGTCGCCACCCGCGTTTCGGCCCCACGGTCACGGCCTGGGAAGCCGAGCGGGCGATTCCCCGCCATGCCAAGTGGCTGGCCGGTATCATGCTGGCCATGTCGATGGTGGTGCTGGCTTTCACCGTCAGCCTGGTGTGGCTCAAGCTGTCGTTGATCCTAGGGCTGGCGCTGCTGGGTGTCTGGATTTTGACGCGGCCGGAGCCGGCCACGGAATCCTGA
- a CDS encoding GNAT family N-acetyltransferase: MSNLHVRMADKGIVARHNRVGATGCRIMTPNLRLAASHDLHSLCHLEQIALNGDRFSRRQFHHLLHRAHALTLVAEGDARHLLGYGTLLLRRNSTQARLYSFCVHPGARGHGVGRGMLQWLTAAAMERGCDRLVLEVRVDNPVALGLYHSEGFRPDAWLTDYYEDGCAAWRMIKELAMTRAG, from the coding sequence ATGAGCAACCTTCACGTGCGCATGGCTGACAAGGGCATCGTGGCCCGCCACAATCGTGTCGGAGCCACTGGGTGCCGCATCATGACACCGAACTTGCGTCTCGCCGCGAGCCATGACCTTCATTCTCTGTGCCATCTCGAGCAGATCGCCCTGAATGGCGATCGCTTCAGTCGGCGCCAGTTCCACCATCTGCTGCACCGTGCCCATGCCCTGACCCTGGTGGCGGAAGGGGATGCCAGGCATCTGCTGGGTTACGGTACCCTGTTGCTGCGGCGTAACAGCACCCAGGCCAGGCTCTATTCCTTTTGCGTGCACCCCGGAGCCCGGGGGCATGGTGTAGGGCGGGGGATGCTGCAATGGCTGACCGCCGCGGCGATGGAGCGCGGCTGTGATCGGCTGGTACTGGAAGTGCGGGTCGACAATCCGGTGGCCCTGGGGCTGTATCACAGCGAAGGATTCAGACCCGACGCCTGGCTGACGGATTACTATGAGGATGGTTGTGCCGCCTGGCGGATGATCAAGGAACTGGCCATGACCCGGGCCGGATGA
- the cobO gene encoding cob(I)yrinic acid a,c-diamide adenosyltransferase, producing MTDRDARHRRAMQKLKSHVDERIAEASEQRGQLLVFTGNGKGKTTAAWGTVTRALGYGYRVGVVQFIKGTWECGERERLIDDANLEVAIMGTGFTWETQNRDADTRACQTVWSEAKRLLDDPNVYLVVLDEITYMLKFGYLDVDEVLEALNGRPAEQTVIVTGRNAHRRLLEVADTISEMQEVRHAFNAGLQARRGIDY from the coding sequence ATGACAGATCGTGACGCCCGCCACCGTCGGGCCATGCAGAAACTCAAGTCCCATGTCGACGAGCGTATTGCCGAGGCCAGCGAACAACGCGGTCAATTGCTGGTCTTCACCGGCAACGGCAAGGGCAAGACCACCGCTGCCTGGGGCACCGTGACCCGCGCGCTCGGCTACGGCTATCGTGTCGGCGTGGTGCAGTTCATCAAGGGCACCTGGGAATGCGGTGAACGCGAGCGCCTCATCGATGATGCCAACCTCGAGGTGGCGATCATGGGGACCGGTTTCACCTGGGAGACCCAGAATCGCGATGCCGACACGCGCGCCTGCCAGACGGTATGGAGCGAAGCGAAGCGCCTGCTCGACGATCCGAACGTCTATCTCGTGGTGCTCGACGAAATCACCTACATGCTCAAGTTCGGTTACCTGGACGTCGACGAGGTCCTGGAAGCCCTGAACGGCCGCCCGGCGGAACAGACGGTGATCGTCACCGGGCGCAACGCCCACCGTCGACTCCTCGAGGTCGCCGACACCATCAGCGAGATGCAGGAAGTGCGCCACGCCTTCAACGCCGGGCTGCAGGCCCGGCGCGGTATCGACTACTGA
- a CDS encoding 3'-5' exonuclease produces MTMLVPRRPQVPDWPAYLARHAEKAKDPRLAQFFSAGIPGPDTPIGETPMVALDMETTGLDARRHAIVSIGVVPFTLGRIALRERRYWIVRPQRTLHAESVTFHHITHTDIEQAPEFGEILGDLLEVLAGRLVVVHYRHIERLFLDDSVKARLGEGLMFPMIDTMAVEARFHRQSWLARFKRWIGRPPASIRLYDSRTRYGLPLYQGHHALTDALATAELLQAQIANHYQPEMPIGQLWT; encoded by the coding sequence ATGACGATGCTCGTTCCTCGTCGACCTCAGGTTCCCGATTGGCCGGCCTATCTGGCGCGGCATGCCGAAAAGGCAAAGGATCCGCGCCTCGCGCAATTCTTCTCCGCCGGTATCCCCGGGCCCGATACGCCGATCGGCGAGACGCCGATGGTGGCCCTGGACATGGAAACCACGGGGCTGGATGCACGCCGTCATGCCATCGTCAGTATCGGGGTGGTGCCCTTCACGCTGGGGCGCATTGCCCTGCGCGAGCGGCGTTACTGGATCGTCAGGCCGCAGCGCACCCTGCATGCCGAGTCGGTGACGTTTCACCACATCACCCATACCGATATCGAACAGGCCCCCGAGTTCGGAGAGATCCTCGGCGACCTGCTGGAGGTGCTGGCCGGTCGGCTGGTGGTGGTGCACTATCGACACATCGAGCGCCTGTTCCTCGACGATTCGGTGAAAGCGCGCCTGGGCGAGGGGCTGATGTTTCCCATGATCGATACCATGGCCGTGGAAGCTCGCTTTCATCGCCAGTCGTGGCTGGCGAGGTTCAAGCGCTGGATAGGGCGGCCGCCTGCCTCGATTCGCCTCTATGACAGTCGAACCCGCTATGGCCTGCCGCTCTACCAGGGCCACCACGCCCTGACCGACGCCCTGGCCACGGCGGAGCTGCTGCAGGCCCAGATCGCCAATCATTATCAGCCGGAGATGCCGATCGGCCAGCTCTGGACGTGA
- a CDS encoding DUF294 nucleotidyltransferase-like domain-containing protein, protein MDVELLEIRQHMGRFPPFETLSDAMLDEVVDSVEVAYFKAGEEILSLDQELHELCYIRSGAVEVFRRGGELHNRLGEGDIFGQLSLLRHHRVRYPATAMEDTLIYFIPEAMFQRLCEVDDEFADFVELQRPRMESAVEQQKKNNDMIVTRVRKLLTRYPVMVEASTTVQEAARQIGDFQASAVLVLDEPGDNPRYTFRDSEDRAWQVRGILTDSDFRTRVVAEGRPPDTPVGDVVANKVIAIQSDESVHEAMLCMLRNNIHHLPVMHRRRPVGIVHLSDIIRYETQSSLYLVSNIFHQPSVEGLARLAPDVSAAFVRMVEEGADSRMVGSALSTIGRSFTRRLLELAEETLGPPPVPYCFMALGSMARNEQSIVTDQDNALVLSDDFVPEQHDEYFREMASIVSDGLDACGYPYCKGDVMATNEQWRQPLAVWKRYFTEWIEQPNPERLLHSSIFFDLDSVYGENVMVEQLQDLVAEKAAQSPFFLAAMARNALNRTPPLGFFRTFVMEKDGKHNNSINLKRRGTAPLVDLIRVHALACGSRSQNSFDRLDDIDRTSLLAPGVSDRLRYSLELMSMSRIRHQVIDLEHEQPPDNNIEPENVSSRERHNLKEAFQALSHAQKFLKFRYPMPSSRPR, encoded by the coding sequence ATGGATGTGGAACTGCTGGAGATTCGCCAGCACATGGGGCGTTTCCCGCCTTTCGAGACACTGTCCGACGCCATGCTCGATGAGGTGGTCGACAGCGTCGAGGTGGCGTACTTCAAGGCCGGCGAAGAAATTCTCTCTCTGGACCAGGAGCTGCACGAGCTGTGCTACATCCGCAGTGGTGCGGTGGAGGTGTTCCGTCGCGGTGGGGAGCTTCACAATCGGCTCGGCGAGGGTGATATCTTCGGCCAGTTGAGCCTGTTGCGCCACCATCGAGTGCGTTATCCCGCCACGGCGATGGAAGATACTCTGATCTATTTCATCCCCGAAGCGATGTTCCAGCGACTCTGCGAGGTCGATGACGAGTTCGCCGATTTCGTCGAGCTGCAGCGGCCGCGCATGGAAAGTGCGGTAGAGCAGCAGAAGAAGAACAACGACATGATCGTCACACGGGTGCGCAAGCTGCTGACCCGCTATCCGGTGATGGTCGAAGCTTCCACCACGGTTCAGGAAGCCGCCCGCCAGATCGGTGACTTCCAGGCATCGGCGGTGCTGGTTCTGGACGAGCCCGGCGACAATCCCCGTTATACCTTTCGCGACAGCGAGGATCGTGCCTGGCAAGTGCGGGGCATCCTTACCGACAGCGATTTTCGTACCCGTGTCGTGGCCGAAGGACGTCCACCGGATACGCCGGTGGGGGATGTGGTCGCCAACAAGGTGATCGCCATCCAGTCCGATGAGTCGGTCCATGAGGCCATGTTGTGCATGCTGCGCAACAATATTCATCACTTGCCGGTCATGCACCGGCGGCGGCCGGTGGGTATCGTGCATCTGTCGGATATCATCCGCTACGAGACCCAGAGCAGCCTCTATCTGGTCAGCAATATCTTTCACCAGCCCAGTGTGGAGGGGCTGGCACGTCTGGCACCGGATGTCAGCGCTGCCTTCGTGCGGATGGTCGAGGAGGGGGCGGACTCACGCATGGTCGGCAGTGCCCTGTCGACCATCGGTCGCAGTTTCACCCGCCGCCTGCTGGAGCTGGCCGAGGAAACGCTCGGACCGCCGCCGGTGCCGTACTGCTTCATGGCTCTGGGCTCCATGGCGCGTAACGAGCAATCAATCGTCACCGACCAGGACAACGCCCTGGTCCTGTCGGACGACTTCGTTCCCGAGCAGCACGACGAGTATTTCCGCGAGATGGCGAGTATCGTCAGCGATGGCCTGGATGCCTGCGGCTATCCCTACTGCAAGGGCGACGTCATGGCCACCAACGAGCAATGGCGGCAGCCGCTGGCGGTCTGGAAGCGCTATTTCACCGAGTGGATCGAGCAGCCGAACCCCGAACGCTTGCTGCACAGTTCGATATTCTTCGATCTGGACAGCGTGTATGGCGAGAACGTCATGGTCGAGCAACTGCAGGACCTGGTGGCCGAAAAGGCCGCCCAGAGCCCGTTCTTTCTGGCGGCCATGGCGCGCAACGCCCTGAACCGCACGCCGCCGCTGGGGTTCTTCCGCACCTTCGTGATGGAGAAGGACGGCAAGCACAACAACTCGATCAACCTCAAGCGTCGCGGTACCGCGCCCCTGGTCGACCTGATCCGGGTGCATGCCCTGGCCTGTGGTTCCCGCTCCCAGAACAGTTTCGATCGTCTCGACGACATCGATCGGACCTCGCTGCTGGCGCCTGGTGTCAGCGACCGGCTGCGCTACTCCCTGGAGCTGATGTCGATGTCACGCATTCGCCATCAGGTCATCGACCTCGAGCATGAGCAGCCCCCGGACAACAACATCGAGCCGGAGAACGTGTCGAGCCGAGAGCGCCACAATCTCAAGGAGGCCTTCCAGGCGTTGAGCCACGCCCAGAAGTTCCTCAAGTTCCGTTATCCAATGCCGTCGTCGAGGCCACGCTAG
- a CDS encoding DUF4168 domain-containing protein, whose amino-acid sequence MQRFTTLLSAAVLTTGLMAGVAQAQESTTASDQAQTQAQAQTQNFSDEQLQKFADASQEIAVISQDYTKKLQGAEGEEAQQSIREEANGKMVEAVEGSGLDVETFNSIGQAIQQDPELMKQVQDMTQSQ is encoded by the coding sequence ATGCAACGATTCACTACCTTGCTGTCTGCCGCTGTACTTACCACCGGGTTGATGGCAGGCGTTGCCCAGGCTCAGGAGTCGACCACTGCGAGCGATCAGGCGCAGACCCAGGCTCAGGCCCAGACACAGAACTTCTCCGATGAGCAGCTGCAGAAGTTTGCCGATGCCTCTCAGGAAATCGCCGTGATTTCTCAGGATTACACCAAGAAGCTGCAGGGTGCCGAGGGCGAAGAGGCCCAGCAGTCCATCCGCGAGGAAGCCAACGGCAAGATGGTCGAGGCGGTCGAAGGTAGTGGCCTCGACGTGGAGACCTTCAATTCCATCGGTCAGGCGATCCAGCAGGATCCCGAGCTGATGAAGCAGGTTCAGGATATGACCCAGAGTCAGTGA
- the purU gene encoding formyltetrahydrofolate deformylase, protein MSRSADTWIMTAQCPSRLGTVDVVTRFLKESRCYITEQQSFDDSLAEHFFIRTEFRPLDADFDPEDFHARFAPRAAEFGMAFDLTAPDSRVPVVIMVSKADHCLNDLLYRYRTGQLPIEIRAVVSNHPDLKPLADWHGLPYHHFPVTAETKAEQEARVWGVIEETGAELVILARYMQVLSSELCERLAGRAINIHHSLLPGFKGAKPYHQAYAKGVKLVGATAHYINDDLDEGPIITQGVESVSHVDYPEDLVEKGRDIERLTLARAVAYHVERRVFLNDQRTVVFTR, encoded by the coding sequence ATGAGTCGTAGCGCCGATACCTGGATCATGACCGCCCAGTGCCCCAGTCGACTGGGCACCGTGGACGTGGTCACGCGCTTTCTCAAGGAAAGCCGTTGCTATATCACCGAGCAGCAGTCCTTCGACGACAGCTTGGCCGAACACTTCTTCATTCGCACCGAGTTTCGGCCGCTGGATGCCGATTTCGACCCCGAGGACTTCCATGCCCGCTTTGCGCCCCGGGCGGCGGAGTTCGGGATGGCGTTCGACCTGACCGCTCCGGATAGCCGCGTACCGGTGGTGATCATGGTCTCCAAGGCGGATCATTGCCTGAACGACCTGTTGTATCGCTACCGCACCGGGCAGTTGCCCATCGAGATCCGCGCGGTGGTGTCCAACCATCCTGACCTGAAACCCCTCGCCGACTGGCACGGCCTGCCTTACCACCATTTCCCGGTCACAGCGGAGACCAAGGCGGAGCAGGAAGCCCGTGTCTGGGGCGTGATCGAGGAAACCGGAGCAGAACTGGTCATCCTGGCGCGCTACATGCAGGTGCTCTCGAGCGAGCTATGCGAGCGGCTCGCGGGGCGGGCGATCAACATCCACCATTCGCTGCTGCCTGGCTTCAAGGGGGCCAAGCCCTATCACCAGGCCTATGCCAAGGGGGTCAAGCTGGTTGGCGCCACCGCCCATTACATCAACGATGACCTGGACGAGGGGCCGATCATCACCCAAGGCGTGGAGTCGGTCAGCCATGTCGACTATCCGGAGGATCTGGTCGAGAAGGGGCGTGATATCGAGCGTCTGACCCTGGCGAGGGCCGTCGCCTATCATGTCGAGCGCCGCGTCTTCCTCAATGATCAGCGAACGGTGGTCTTCACTCGTTGA
- a CDS encoding sarcosine oxidase subunit gamma — protein MSNTVDDKVKTFDTRTEAKVPVESPLAYSYRRSGAPAPGKDSGVTVRERPFLGHLVLRGGAIVLDEALREVLDISLPGEPQALVFDASGERSVQWISPDEWLLIVPGGEEFELENRLREALGDAHFAISNIGGGQTLLELEGDAVSELLMKSVIYDADPNHFPVGKGVTTIFAKTSVILRRSSETRWELVVRRSFADYIYRWLLDAGEEYAIGVVR, from the coding sequence ATGTCTAACACTGTTGATGACAAGGTCAAAACCTTCGATACCCGCACCGAGGCCAAGGTGCCGGTGGAGTCGCCGCTGGCCTATTCCTATCGACGTTCGGGCGCTCCGGCGCCCGGCAAGGACAGTGGCGTGACCGTGCGCGAACGGCCGTTCCTCGGTCACCTGGTGCTGCGCGGCGGAGCTATCGTCCTCGACGAGGCGCTGCGCGAGGTGCTCGACATTTCCCTGCCGGGTGAGCCCCAGGCGTTGGTCTTTGATGCCAGCGGCGAGCGCAGTGTGCAGTGGATATCGCCCGATGAGTGGCTGCTGATCGTGCCCGGTGGCGAGGAGTTCGAGCTGGAGAATCGTCTGCGCGAGGCGCTGGGGGATGCGCATTTCGCCATCTCCAACATCGGCGGTGGCCAGACCCTGCTCGAACTGGAAGGGGACGCGGTCAGTGAGCTGCTGATGAAGTCGGTGATCTATGACGCCGATCCCAACCATTTTCCGGTGGGCAAGGGTGTGACCACGATCTTCGCCAAGACCTCGGTGATCCTGCGGCGCTCCTCCGAGACACGCTGGGAACTGGTGGTACGGCGCAGCTTCGCCGATTACATCTATCGATGGTTGCTGGATGCCGGGGAAGAATACGCCATCGGCGTCGTGCGTTGA